A genomic window from Methanobrevibacter sp. TLL-48-HuF1 includes:
- a CDS encoding rubredoxin, with the protein MAYVCKVCGYVYEGDDFEDLPDDWVCPLCGVGKDQFEEQ; encoded by the coding sequence ATGGCTTACGTATGTAAAGTATGTGGATATGTTTATGAAGGCGACGATTTTGAAGACTTACCTGATGACTGGGTATGTCCTCTTTGTGGTGTGGGAAAAGACCAATTTGAAGAACAATAA
- a CDS encoding DNA-directed RNA polymerase, giving the protein MTKIEDTVRIPPYRFEDPLEEVAIQTLNDTYNGRLDKKLGLLICVNEIEEIGEGRLIMGDGASYHNVVFNAIFFKPEQQEVIDGEVIEIAEFGAFVRIGPMDGLVHVSQVTDDYINYDSKRGALLAKESNKTLDEGDLVRTRIVAISLKDNSTKNTKIGLTMRQNNLGRFEWIEEAKNKSKKAKS; this is encoded by the coding sequence ATGACTAAAATTGAGGATACTGTAAGAATACCACCTTATAGATTTGAAGATCCTCTTGAAGAGGTAGCTATTCAAACTTTAAATGATACATATAATGGCCGTTTAGATAAAAAATTAGGTTTACTTATTTGTGTTAATGAAATTGAAGAAATTGGTGAAGGTAGACTCATCATGGGAGATGGAGCTTCTTACCATAATGTTGTGTTTAATGCAATATTCTTCAAACCTGAACAGCAAGAAGTTATTGATGGTGAAGTAATAGAAATAGCTGAATTTGGTGCTTTTGTCAGAATTGGACCTATGGATGGTTTGGTTCATGTTTCTCAAGTCACTGATGATTATATTAATTATGATTCTAAAAGAGGAGCACTCCTTGCAAAAGAATCTAATAAAACTTTAGATGAAGGAGATTTAGTTAGAACAAGAATTGTAGCTATCAGTCTTAAAGACAACTCTACTAAAAATACTAAAATAGGTCTTACTATGAGGCAAAATAATTTAGGTAGATTTGAATGGATTGAAGAAGCTAAAAATAAAAGTAAGAAGGCTAAATCATGA
- a CDS encoding acyltransferase, with amino-acid sequence MVKFLGGLGDNRVRNVETPTFLPEDNIRFGVEYSPDSRPPVIGRNHTIRSNSIIYNDVVIGDNFRTGHNVVIRENTNIGDDVLIGTNTVIEGDVIIGNDVSIQSNVYIPTNSVIEDNVFIGPCACFTNDKYPVRINYELQGPKIRRGASIGGNTTFLSNVEIGEGSIVAAGAIVIHSVPPFYLAIGTPARIKPLPDHLKVPNKL; translated from the coding sequence ATGGTTAAGTTTTTAGGAGGATTGGGTGATAATCGAGTAAGAAATGTAGAAACACCTACTTTTCTACCTGAGGACAATATAAGATTTGGTGTAGAATATTCTCCGGACTCCAGGCCTCCAGTTATTGGAAGAAATCATACAATTCGTTCTAATTCAATTATCTATAATGATGTTGTAATTGGAGATAATTTCAGAACAGGACATAATGTTGTTATTCGTGAAAATACTAACATTGGAGATGATGTTTTAATTGGAACAAACACTGTAATTGAAGGTGATGTTATAATTGGAAATGATGTCAGCATTCAGTCTAATGTTTATATTCCTACTAATTCAGTAATTGAAGACAATGTTTTTATTGGACCTTGTGCTTGTTTTACTAATGATAAATATCCTGTAAGAATTAATTATGAATTGCAGGGACCAAAAATAAGAAGAGGAGCTTCTATTGGTGGCAATACTACATTTTTATCTAATGTTGAGATTGGTGAAGGATCTATTGTAGCTGCTGGTGCTATTGTTATTCATAGTGTCCCTCCGTTTTATTTAGCTATTGGAACTCCTGCAAGAATCAAGCCTCTTCCTGATCATTTGAAAGTTCCAAACAAATTATAG
- a CDS encoding YigZ family protein: MKTIEKAVQSEINIKKSQFICSLFPTKTKKESKEIIQKLNQQYHDATHNCTAYITNDGEGYDDNGEPSGTAGKPMINALRKNDLHNVTAVVTRYFGGIKLGAGGLVRAYSKSVLEAIEASEIIEVEYYDVYNITFNYSDLKDIEREIRNNKLTIIQKDFSDKISYDLVSKNNRNIKEIFEKFHNKIKVNFKNKQVLKKIK; the protein is encoded by the coding sequence ATGAAAACTATTGAAAAAGCTGTTCAAAGTGAAATAAATATTAAAAAATCCCAGTTTATCTGCTCTTTATTTCCAACTAAAACCAAAAAGGAAAGTAAGGAGATTATTCAAAAGTTAAATCAGCAATATCATGATGCTACCCATAACTGCACAGCATACATTACAAATGACGGTGAAGGTTATGATGACAACGGTGAACCAAGCGGAACTGCAGGCAAACCTATGATTAATGCTTTAAGGAAAAATGATTTGCATAATGTTACAGCAGTTGTTACAAGGTATTTCGGAGGAATTAAACTTGGAGCAGGAGGTTTAGTTCGTGCCTACAGCAAATCTGTTCTTGAAGCTATTGAAGCCAGCGAAATAATTGAAGTTGAATATTATGATGTTTATAATATTACATTTAATTATTCTGATTTAAAAGATATTGAAAGAGAAATCAGAAACAACAAGTTAACAATTATTCAAAAAGATTTCAGTGATAAAATTAGCTATGATTTAGTTTCCAAAAATAATAGGAATATAAAAGAAATATTTGAAAAATTCCACAATAAGATTAAGGTTAATTTTAAAAATAAGCAGGTTTTAAAAAAGATAAAATGA
- the spt4 gene encoding transcription elongation factor subunit Spt4, whose product MNACTVCKYITNNERCPVCGNPTSDNWSGLLIITKPEESELAKELNIDLAGEYCLRVR is encoded by the coding sequence ATGAATGCATGTACAGTTTGTAAATATATTACTAATAATGAACGTTGTCCAGTTTGCGGTAACCCAACTTCAGATAACTGGAGCGGTCTTTTGATAATTACAAAACCTGAAGAATCTGAGTTAGCTAAGGAATTGAATATAGATTTAGCTGGCGAATATTGTTTAAGAGTAAGGTAG
- a CDS encoding 30S ribosomal protein S6e, with the protein MAFKVVVSQKEVTHQIEVEDGKALNGLAIGDEFDGGIVGLDGYTLKVTGGADKNGFTMKKDVPGTRRIKSLLSGGIGYHPKADGVKRRKTVRGNTIADDIVQVNTVVVSAGSKAIADILGVGDEEEE; encoded by the coding sequence ATGGCATTCAAAGTAGTTGTATCTCAAAAAGAGGTAACTCATCAGATTGAAGTTGAAGATGGCAAAGCTCTTAATGGTTTAGCTATCGGTGATGAATTTGATGGTGGAATCGTTGGTTTAGACGGTTACACTTTAAAAGTAACTGGTGGTGCTGATAAAAATGGATTTACCATGAAAAAAGACGTACCAGGTACTAGAAGAATCAAAAGTTTATTAAGTGGTGGTATTGGTTATCATCCTAAAGCTGACGGTGTAAAAAGGAGAAAAACCGTAAGAGGAAATACCATTGCTGATGATATCGTACAAGTTAACACTGTTGTTGTTTCAGCTGGAAGTAAAGCTATAGCTGATATTCTTGGTGTTGGCGATGAAGAGGAAGAATAG
- a CDS encoding 30S ribosomal protein S24e, with the protein MEIDIFEDKENKVFNRREVKFYVEYEGEATPKIIDIKSKLVALLNSKKDATVVDNVQPHYGEPKALGYAKVYDTVEDLEYIETKSVIAKNTEASEEAEEDEE; encoded by the coding sequence ATGGAAATTGATATTTTTGAAGATAAGGAAAATAAAGTTTTTAACAGAAGAGAAGTAAAATTCTATGTTGAATATGAAGGAGAAGCTACTCCAAAAATTATTGATATTAAAAGTAAATTAGTAGCTTTATTAAATTCTAAAAAAGATGCTACTGTTGTAGATAATGTGCAACCTCACTACGGTGAACCTAAAGCATTAGGTTATGCTAAAGTTTATGACACTGTAGAAGATTTAGAATACATTGAAACTAAAAGTGTAATAGCTAAAAATACTGAAGCTTCTGAAGAAGCTGAAGAAGACGAAGAATAA
- a CDS encoding GTP-dependent dephospho-CoA kinase family protein, producing MLRLDAELNKDTISKLKKPLGKLYPDFEDAIEEIKSSEFLISVGDATFNNLTKYELYPDIGIIDNLIQRKNHNHEVIKAENILKAKNPAGTITDDLWETIGQAMELSGDGNCHVIEVDGEEDLAVLPCILMASDETTILYGQPNEGLVLLKVYDAKDYAQNLIDTFIKE from the coding sequence GTGTTACGTTTAGATGCAGAATTAAATAAGGATACTATTTCAAAGCTTAAAAAACCATTAGGTAAATTATATCCTGACTTTGAAGATGCTATTGAAGAAATTAAATCTTCTGAGTTTTTAATTTCTGTTGGTGATGCAACTTTTAATAATCTTACTAAATATGAATTATATCCTGATATTGGTATAATTGATAATTTAATTCAAAGAAAAAATCATAATCATGAAGTTATCAAGGCAGAAAATATTTTAAAAGCTAAAAACCCTGCAGGAACCATTACAGATGATCTATGGGAAACCATAGGCCAAGCTATGGAGTTATCTGGCGATGGAAATTGTCATGTAATTGAAGTAGACGGGGAAGAAGATCTTGCAGTTCTTCCTTGCATCTTAATGGCTAGTGATGAGACTACTATCTTGTACGGTCAGCCAAATGAAGGTTTGGTACTTTTAAAAGTTTATGATGCTAAAGATTATGCTCAAAATCTTATTGATACCTTTATTAAAGAATAA
- a CDS encoding inorganic diphosphatase — MNLWSEIESGSDIPDVVTAVIEVPKGSRNKYEYDKEKEAFMLDRVLYSPVVYPADYGFIPKSIYDDGDPMDILVLMEQPTFPGCLIEARPIGIMGMIDGGDKDYKILAVPEDDPRFSDVQDISDVPSHLLKEIEHFFSVYKNLEGKVVETKGWEDKESAKKELLRSLEMYKEKYE, encoded by the coding sequence GTGAATTTATGGAGTGAAATTGAATCAGGTTCTGATATTCCTGATGTTGTAACAGCAGTTATTGAAGTACCTAAAGGTTCAAGAAATAAATACGAATATGATAAGGAAAAAGAAGCTTTCATGTTAGATAGAGTATTGTACTCTCCTGTTGTTTATCCGGCAGATTACGGTTTTATACCTAAATCTATATATGATGATGGCGATCCTATGGATATTCTTGTTCTTATGGAACAACCTACATTCCCAGGATGTCTTATTGAAGCAAGACCTATTGGAATTATGGGTATGATTGATGGTGGAGATAAAGATTACAAAATCTTAGCTGTACCAGAAGATGATCCACGTTTCAGTGATGTTCAAGATATTAGTGATGTTCCATCTCATTTATTAAAAGAAATTGAACACTTTTTCTCAGTTTATAAAAATCTTGAAGGAAAAGTTGTTGAAACTAAAGGCTGGGAAGATAAAGAATCAGCTAAAAAAGAACTTTTAAGATCTTTAGAAATGTATAAAGAAAAATACGAATAG
- a CDS encoding translation initiation factor IF-2 subunit gamma → MNIQSDVNIGLVGHVDHGKTTLTKALSGIWTDTHSEETKRGISIRLGYADIEFRKCPDCDEPMCYTTSKTCENCGSETELVRKVSFVDAPGHETLMATMLSGAAIMDGAVLVIAANEYCPQPQTKEHLMALDVIGVKDVIVVQNKIDIVSKERAIESYHEIKEFVKGTCAEDAPIIPVSAQQGANMDILIEAMLKRIQPPERSLDKTPLMHVARSFDINKPGSGAAKIKGGVIGGTLVQGTFKLGDTIEIRPGITNNNKRITLKSEIIGLEANGKDVEEIGPGGLIGVATKLDPSLTKADSLSGSVAGAVDTLPDVLDSFTMEAHLLDRVVGTKEERDVAPIKLKEPLMINCGTTTTIGVVTSTKKKNIEVALKLPVCASPGTRVALSRRVGARWRLIGYGIII, encoded by the coding sequence GTGAACATACAGTCAGATGTAAACATAGGTTTAGTTGGTCATGTGGACCACGGTAAGACTACTCTTACCAAAGCATTGTCAGGAATATGGACTGATACTCACAGTGAAGAAACAAAAAGAGGTATTTCAATCCGTTTAGGTTATGCAGACATTGAATTCAGAAAATGTCCAGATTGTGATGAACCTATGTGTTATACTACTTCTAAAACTTGTGAAAACTGTGGAAGCGAGACAGAATTAGTTAGAAAAGTATCATTTGTTGATGCTCCAGGTCACGAAACCTTAATGGCGACTATGTTATCTGGTGCTGCAATAATGGATGGTGCAGTTTTAGTAATTGCTGCAAATGAATATTGCCCACAACCACAAACTAAAGAACACTTAATGGCTCTTGATGTTATTGGTGTTAAAGACGTTATTGTAGTTCAAAATAAAATTGATATTGTTTCAAAAGAAAGAGCTATTGAAAGTTATCATGAAATTAAAGAATTTGTAAAAGGTACTTGTGCAGAAGATGCTCCAATTATACCTGTATCTGCTCAACAAGGAGCTAATATGGATATTTTAATTGAAGCTATGCTTAAAAGAATCCAGCCACCAGAAAGAAGTTTGGATAAAACTCCTTTAATGCATGTTGCAAGATCTTTTGATATTAACAAACCGGGTTCCGGTGCTGCTAAAATCAAAGGTGGAGTTATTGGTGGAACTTTGGTTCAGGGTACTTTCAAACTTGGAGATACTATTGAAATAAGACCTGGAATTACAAATAACAATAAAAGAATAACCTTAAAATCTGAAATTATTGGTCTTGAAGCTAATGGAAAAGATGTTGAAGAAATAGGTCCTGGAGGACTTATTGGTGTAGCTACAAAATTAGACCCTTCATTAACTAAAGCTGATTCATTATCTGGTTCTGTTGCTGGTGCAGTAGATACCTTACCTGATGTTTTAGACAGTTTTACAATGGAAGCACATTTACTTGATAGAGTAGTAGGTACAAAAGAAGAACGTGATGTAGCTCCAATTAAACTTAAAGAACCTTTAATGATTAATTGTGGTACTACAACAACTATTGGTGTTGTTACTTCTACTAAGAAAAAGAATATTGAAGTTGCTCTTAAATTGCCTGTTTGTGCCAGTCCCGGAACTAGGGTAGCTTTAAGTCGTAGAGTAGGAGCTCGTTGGAGATTAATTGGTTATGGAATTATTATATAG
- a CDS encoding 7-cyano-7-deazaguanine synthase: protein MKNLYTKEKLLEEINQVRKEIGHEELEIHIKDIYYNEKEKELWIITQDRPDKSAIIGKGGWVVGKLKEKLKINSIHVESYGDYLTKEYKLKLSKKTLDNFSSNLTGIQNLKKILNTKLENIYSFDYNSYFKNNTFEESEKTEAVVALSGGVDSSFSLILAKYLGFNPIAITIDPGTIILPNQYKRNIKKLTEELNVDHEYIKADYSEIIRESLNGRFHPCGRCSKHTEELINQYAINNNIPIAIFGDMLSTGTQCITLQEKDLYRLNLPASLAVGKQENKSLSQQFNLQSFSGFGCPLLYEVHRKYPYLKKYSIQRILRETRSSALEVGEALDLIWSFYNTKD from the coding sequence GTGAAAAACTTGTATACTAAAGAAAAATTGCTAGAAGAAATAAATCAGGTAAGAAAAGAAATAGGTCATGAAGAACTTGAAATTCATATTAAAGACATTTATTACAACGAAAAAGAAAAGGAATTATGGATAATAACACAAGACCGACCAGACAAATCTGCAATTATTGGAAAAGGCGGATGGGTAGTTGGAAAACTAAAAGAAAAATTAAAAATAAACAGCATCCATGTAGAAAGTTACGGAGATTACCTAACTAAAGAATACAAACTTAAACTTTCCAAAAAAACTTTAGATAACTTTAGCTCTAATTTAACAGGAATCCAAAACCTGAAAAAAATTCTAAATACTAAATTAGAAAACATCTACAGCTTTGATTATAACAGCTATTTTAAAAACAATACATTTGAAGAATCTGAAAAAACAGAAGCAGTAGTTGCACTATCAGGTGGAGTTGACAGCAGCTTTTCATTAATTTTAGCAAAATACCTTGGATTTAACCCAATAGCTATTACAATTGATCCTGGAACTATCATTTTACCAAATCAATATAAAAGAAACATTAAAAAATTAACTGAAGAATTAAATGTAGACCATGAATATATCAAAGCCGATTACAGTGAAATAATCCGAGAATCACTAAATGGAAGATTTCACCCCTGCGGAAGATGCTCCAAACATACTGAAGAGCTAATAAACCAATATGCAATAAACAATAATATTCCAATAGCCATATTTGGAGATATGCTCTCAACAGGAACACAATGTATAACCCTGCAAGAAAAAGACCTGTATCGCCTTAATTTACCTGCCAGTTTAGCTGTTGGAAAACAGGAAAACAAATCCCTGTCACAGCAATTTAATTTACAGTCATTTAGCGGATTTGGATGTCCTCTACTATATGAAGTCCATAGAAAATATCCATATTTAAAAAAATATTCTATTCAAAGAATATTAAGAGAAACAAGGTCTTCAGCTCTGGAAGTAGGGGAAGCTCTTGATTTAATCTGGAGTTTCTATAATACAAAAGATTAA
- a CDS encoding 30S ribosomal protein S27ae: MVKKSDLYKVDGDKIERKNPVCPRCSDGVFMADHGNRYACGKCGYTEMKKD; this comes from the coding sequence ATGGTAAAAAAATCTGATCTTTACAAAGTAGACGGAGATAAAATCGAAAGAAAAAACCCAGTATGTCCTCGTTGTTCTGATGGTGTATTTATGGCTGATCATGGTAATAGATATGCATGCGGTAAATGTGGATACACTGAAATGAAAAAAGATTAA
- the argH gene encoding argininosuccinate lyase, with protein MNLRSGRLKTEMTDEAAEYTSSLEFDKIIFEADIKTNFAHTLMLKEENIIDSEIADNILGALDQLKEDGYNELVFDPSVEDIHMAIENYVTDKIGPTAGFMHTAKSRNDQVATDVRLVLRDKITETQIGILEFMEGLVEKAGEHLETVFIGYTHLQHAQPITIAHHLMAHVQALKRDYERLEDTYKRVNLNPLGSAAMTTTSFPINRQLTTDLLGFDAYLENSMDGVSSRDFISETVFDLSALCTTLSKICEELILWSTYEFGIIEMADEYSSTSSIMPQKKNPDVAELARAKSTIVNGELVTILTILKAIPYTYNRDLQEITPHLWNAVKVTQDTLSIVTKMLLSVKFNEERCLELAGTNFATATDLADIMVREKQIPFRTAHKIVGRIVNEATASGLKESDITSEYIDDIASELGFEKLGLEDDLVQKALNPLENVKMRTVPGGPSPAMVEIARDNIKEFLNEEFEKKGI; from the coding sequence GTGAATTTAAGAAGTGGTAGACTTAAAACAGAAATGACTGATGAAGCTGCTGAATATACTTCATCACTTGAATTTGATAAAATTATTTTTGAAGCTGATATTAAAACCAATTTTGCACATACTTTAATGTTAAAAGAAGAAAATATTATTGATAGTGAAATAGCAGATAATATTTTAGGTGCTCTTGACCAATTAAAAGAAGATGGCTATAATGAGCTTGTTTTCGACCCTTCTGTTGAAGATATTCACATGGCTATTGAAAATTATGTTACTGATAAAATAGGTCCAACTGCAGGTTTTATGCATACAGCCAAATCACGTAATGACCAGGTAGCTACTGATGTCAGATTAGTTCTTCGTGATAAAATTACTGAAACCCAAATCGGAATTTTGGAATTTATGGAAGGATTAGTTGAAAAAGCAGGTGAGCATTTGGAAACTGTCTTTATTGGTTATACTCATCTTCAGCATGCACAGCCAATTACAATAGCTCATCATTTAATGGCTCATGTACAGGCACTTAAAAGGGATTATGAACGTTTGGAAGACACTTATAAACGTGTTAATTTAAATCCTTTAGGTTCAGCAGCTATGACTACAACCAGTTTTCCTATTAACAGGCAGTTAACTACTGATTTGCTTGGTTTTGATGCTTATCTTGAAAACTCAATGGATGGTGTTTCTTCAAGGGATTTCATTTCAGAAACAGTTTTTGATTTGTCTGCATTATGTACAACCTTATCCAAAATCTGTGAAGAACTTATTTTATGGAGCACTTATGAATTCGGTATTATAGAAATGGCTGATGAATATTCATCTACATCATCTATTATGCCTCAAAAGAAAAATCCGGATGTTGCTGAACTTGCAAGAGCAAAATCAACAATTGTCAATGGTGAACTTGTAACTATTTTAACTATTTTAAAAGCAATTCCTTACACCTATAATAGGGACTTACAAGAAATTACTCCACACTTATGGAATGCAGTTAAAGTAACTCAGGACACTTTATCAATAGTTACAAAAATGTTGCTTTCTGTTAAATTCAATGAAGAGAGATGTTTGGAATTAGCAGGAACTAATTTTGCTACAGCTACAGATTTGGCAGACATTATGGTTCGTGAAAAACAGATTCCATTTAGAACAGCTCATAAAATTGTTGGAAGGATAGTTAATGAAGCTACTGCCAGCGGTTTAAAAGAATCAGACATTACATCAGAATATATTGATGATATAGCTTCAGAACTTGGTTTTGAAAAATTAGGTCTTGAAGATGATTTGGTTCAAAAAGCTTTGAATCCTTTGGAAAATGTTAAAATGAGAACTGTTCCGGGTGGTCCTTCTCCTGCTATGGTTGAAATAGCTAGAGATAATATTAAAGAATTTTTAAATGAAGAATTTGAGAAAAAAGGAATTTAA
- a CDS encoding PIN domain-containing protein: protein MESKEVVIDTNFFMVPFQFNVDIIDELEKALPSYKLTTPSFVINELKGLKRNNKGKIRLNADLALKLANSSNIEIKDISLENNETVDDALLRVSEVLATNDIELKKRAKKKGITVAYLRQKKYIAIDGKI from the coding sequence ATGGAGTCTAAAGAAGTTGTGATTGATACCAATTTTTTTATGGTTCCTTTTCAATTTAATGTTGATATAATCGACGAACTTGAAAAAGCACTGCCTTCATATAAATTAACTACTCCAAGCTTTGTTATTAATGAACTGAAAGGTTTAAAAAGAAATAATAAAGGTAAAATTAGGCTAAATGCAGATTTAGCTCTAAAGTTAGCTAATTCTTCCAATATTGAAATAAAGGATATTTCATTAGAAAATAATGAAACTGTGGATGATGCGTTACTTAGAGTTTCAGAAGTTTTAGCTACAAATGATATTGAATTAAAAAAACGTGCTAAAAAGAAAGGTATAACAGTAGCATATCTAAGACAGAAAAAGTATATAGCTATTGATGGAAAAATATAA
- the infB gene encoding translation initiation factor IF-2: MKIRSPIVSVLGHVDHGKTTLLDYIRGSTIAAKEAGGITQHIGATEIPNDTIENICGDFISKLAIKDLIPGLFFIDTPGHAAFTSLRKRGGALADLAVLILDVNDGFKPQTYEALNILKMYKTPFIVVANKIDRLFGWEVHEGASFRETFSNQAKSVQQDLDNKIYEIVGELHKEGFQSERFDRVSNFASQISIIPISARTGEGVIEVLAMLLGLAQEYLTEQLEIDENAPAKGTVLEIKEETGLGVTLDAIIYDGVLRTNDEIALMLSSEDVLVTKIRSILRPLPLEEMRDSKKKFRKLDEVVAAAGIKVAAPHLDDVVSGSPLRVLSEDTDVEQEILNEIDNITIDTEDEGILVKADTIGSLEAVVKLLREMNIPIRAADIGDVNRRDIINSSIAYDENELHGAIIAFNVNVHPNSEEDLNNSEVKLFSGDVIYQIIEEYEEWVKQKQEDKKKSFYDVIIKPAKFVSLPKLVFRQSKPAIIGIESLSGTLKQGQQLINKDGHVVGSIASMEDKGETLPDISRGQRVAMAIKDAIVGKDFEEGDELYVDIPEKHYKYIEREFKDKLTEDEFETLYEFLEIKRKQDPDWGSFGLFE, from the coding sequence ATGAAAATCAGATCCCCAATTGTATCAGTTTTAGGACATGTAGACCACGGTAAGACCACTTTATTGGATTATATCAGAGGAAGTACTATTGCAGCTAAGGAAGCTGGAGGTATTACTCAGCATATCGGTGCTACTGAGATTCCTAATGATACTATTGAAAATATCTGTGGAGATTTCATATCCAAATTAGCTATTAAAGATTTAATTCCTGGTTTGTTTTTCATTGATACTCCGGGACATGCAGCATTTACCAGTTTAAGAAAACGTGGTGGTGCATTAGCTGATTTAGCTGTATTGATTTTAGATGTTAATGACGGATTTAAGCCACAAACTTATGAAGCATTAAACATTCTTAAAATGTATAAGACTCCATTTATTGTTGTAGCTAATAAAATCGACAGGCTTTTTGGTTGGGAAGTTCATGAAGGTGCCTCTTTTAGGGAAACATTTTCCAATCAGGCTAAAAGTGTTCAGCAGGATTTAGACAATAAAATTTATGAAATTGTCGGTGAACTTCATAAAGAAGGATTCCAGTCTGAAAGATTTGACAGAGTAAGTAACTTTGCTTCCCAGATTAGTATTATCCCAATTAGTGCTAGAACTGGTGAAGGAGTTATAGAAGTTTTAGCTATGCTTTTAGGACTTGCTCAAGAATATTTAACTGAACAACTTGAAATCGATGAAAATGCTCCAGCTAAAGGTACAGTTTTAGAAATTAAGGAAGAAACTGGTTTAGGAGTTACTCTTGATGCTATTATTTATGACGGTGTTTTAAGAACCAATGATGAAATAGCTTTAATGCTGTCTTCAGAAGATGTATTGGTAACTAAAATCAGATCTATTTTAAGACCTCTTCCTCTTGAGGAAATGAGGGATTCTAAAAAGAAATTTAGAAAGTTGGATGAAGTTGTTGCAGCAGCAGGTATTAAAGTAGCTGCACCTCATTTAGATGATGTTGTTTCTGGTTCTCCCCTTAGAGTTTTAAGTGAAGATACTGATGTTGAACAGGAGATTTTAAATGAAATTGACAACATTACTATTGATACAGAAGATGAAGGTATTTTAGTTAAAGCAGATACTATTGGTTCACTGGAAGCTGTTGTTAAGCTATTAAGGGAAATGAATATTCCAATTCGTGCAGCGGATATTGGTGATGTAAATCGTAGGGATATTATTAATTCTTCAATTGCTTATGATGAAAATGAACTTCATGGAGCAATTATTGCTTTTAATGTAAATGTTCATCCGAATTCTGAAGAAGATCTTAATAATTCTGAAGTCAAGCTCTTTTCCGGAGATGTAATTTATCAGATTATTGAAGAGTATGAAGAATGGGTTAAGCAAAAACAGGAAGATAAGAAAAAGTCATTTTATGATGTTATTATTAAACCTGCAAAATTTGTGTCACTTCCAAAATTAGTGTTCCGTCAAAGTAAACCTGCTATTATAGGTATTGAATCTTTAAGCGGAACTCTTAAACAAGGTCAACAGTTGATTAATAAAGATGGCCATGTTGTTGGTTCAATAGCTAGTATGGAAGATAAAGGTGAAACATTACCTGATATTTCCAGAGGTCAAAGGGTGGCTATGGCTATTAAAGATGCTATAGTTGGAAAAGACTTTGAAGAGGGAGACGAGCTATATGTTGATATTCCTGAAAAACATTACAAATACATTGAAAGGGAATTTAAGGATAAATTGACTGAAGATGAATTTGAAACCTTATATGAGTTTTTGGAAATTAAACGTAAGCAGGATCCTGATTGGGGAAGTTTTGGTCTTTTTGAATAA
- a CDS encoding rubredoxin — protein sequence MSKWKCSVCGYIYDSEKGIPEKGIEPGTEFEDLPDNFKCPRCGAGKALFKQL from the coding sequence ATGTCTAAATGGAAATGTAGTGTATGCGGATATATTTACGACAGTGAAAAAGGCATACCAGAAAAAGGCATTGAACCAGGTACTGAATTTGAAGATTTACCTGATAACTTTAAATGCCCAAGATGTGGTGCTGGTAAAGCGTTGTTTAAACAGTTATAA